The Megalobrama amblycephala isolate DHTTF-2021 linkage group LG1, ASM1881202v1, whole genome shotgun sequence genome segment ttatctttattgaAGTGAATTAGGTTTAAATCACCAtcatgcatgaatgaatgattttttttgcaattttacacATAATAATCCACGATGATCACATTACACAAAACTGAAATTGCACgtcaaaataacacattgtcaATATTTTTTGAGACCCCCCAAAATTTCACAAATCACGTTTTCAGGGGAACCCATGTCTTATTAAGGGGAGCCGAGCTCCCCCTAGCCCCCCCATAGTTCGCACCCTGTATGTAATAttgtgcaaaactttttttGGGGAAAACATTTTGGACattggatttcaatggctacaaACAGATTGAcggtcaaaattatagtttcagtgcagcttcaagggctttaaacgataccagatgagtaataagggtcttatctagcgaatcgatcggtcattttcgaaaaaaatacaaccgtttatgctttataaacaaaatatcaccttgaacgtactttccgcttccgcattcttcataacgtttacgctgaatgttctacgccttccctattctacttacggaacgaacgcggcgccagtttcattttttttccgtaacttgaatagggaaggcgtaggacattcagcgtaagcgttatgaagaatgcggaagcggaaagtacgttcaaggcgatattttggcgaatttttttattgtcgataatgtcagaattttcgcatgcgttttttcgtattcgtaatcctaaaaattcgtcacTCACAAAGTCCGTGaaagataaagaaaataaaacaaataatctaACTACaagaaacagcacaaataaatacatgagagctaagatacaaataaaagaaataattcTTTACAGGTTTCTCAGGTATCTAACAgctttcaggtacagaaattgaataaagtaatcaaatataaaatagcaCTGCATATAAACTTCTTTGAATAgttaaataaagatgaaacatttttgaagttacaaaagctattcagtcaaaAGTGATTTCTTCGTGCTTTGTCATtcgattaacattaaaacatagagcaggaatattagactgCTTTCCCTTTAAAGCCCAggatacactgcacgattttagcaatcctacaagatcattacaaatcacactGTGCGACAAGGATCTATTAAACGTGGGTGCGGCATGCATGTAGActgcatgatgatgatgacaccTGTTGACTCGAAGGCTACGAAACAAGTTtctatagaagaaaaaaatgtcatcagCATGCGCTAGTGTAGGGGTGCTCaaacctgttcctggagatctacctacctGCAAAGTTCaactccaaccctgataaaacacacctgaatcagcTAATTAAGATCTTCAAGAGCACTTGgtaattacagacaggtgtgcccggcaaattcgtaaaacaaagaaaaatcatttctagctgatcaacattatgaaaactggtaaaacctttaggaacttcaaaagataaaacagcgaaattcctaatattacttccaatatttccaaattatgttcattttcatagagcgggccaatatcgtgacgattatttaaaatcaatcgagagaagcagatatcgttatggtgataaaatacgattaatcgtgcagccctaatttaatttaatttgacttgacatttgatattcaatagtatccttgacatttattcaacagtgcttttgatctgcctgcattgacactattctttaaaaggaaaaattatataccaattatcaatgtaaagctactttgacacaatctgcattgtaaaaagcgctatataaatgaaggtgacttgacttgacttgacttgacttgacttgagcaGGGCTGGATCTGaaccaaagccactggaaggcaagcctgcaacctttagccaaaaaaggcTAATGCCCCACCTCTGGTGGTATGCGGGGAAGGACACCAGAGGccgttttttgaatggatgtcaatggatgagaggcttcactatgctgattaaacagcttttgtggggaaatagctagTCATTTAAATAATCGACAGCCTGTTtgctaatcttcagcatgtttacactaaacaatactttcgttgggaactatatgtagattttagcttgataaaaatgtattttttaaaagaaggcAGACTAGTGAATGTTGTGACTGACGTTACTGCCATTAcatgataggctgagaggtgccacacGTGAAGTTAgtcgttacgctttctccaatggtaagagatacagaccctcttatctccctattatatacaatctctggctgaactctgcaggaaggtagatctccaggaacagggcaTGGGCACCCCTGCACTAGTGGATAACAAAAAGACCATGttgaagtcaagtcaagtcacctttatttatatagtgctttttacaatgcagattgtgtcaaagcagctttacggTGATAACTGGTGAAAATTTTTgtctgcacagcagctcttaaagaaaatggtgtcagtatccatcttaagtaaattcagtattgattaattCCATTGTAAATATCAATAAttagttcatttatctataTATCTGCACCAGAGAAAACAGTGaagtcatcgtccagctcagttctgTTCGCATACAGTGTTGTCAAtacaggcagatcaaaacactgttgaatatcaaatgtcaccAACTAAGTAAGCCAAAGAATCACACTTTGGCAGTTGTAGATTTTATGTGTGCGGAAAGAGGAAAGAGcttgaaggattagttcacttttaaataaacttttgctgataatttattcacccccatgtcatccaagatgttcatgtctttctttcttcagtcaaaaagaaattaaggtttttaatgaaaacattccaggatttttctccatataatggacttcaatgggtaCCAAACGGTTCAaagtccaaatgacagttttagtgcagcttcaaagggctttaaactataccagacgaggaataagagtcttatctagcaaaacgatcagtcattaaaaaaaaaaaaaaaaagtttaagttttataagcacaaatgctcgacttgctctgttctgcgatgcgcgttcgtgatgtgacgtaatacgcaattatgctgaaaaggtcacgcttgacataggcggaagtaccgagtcGGTGTTTACAAGTTGAACGTGAAAATACTAAGTCAAATGGCATTTACAGACCCGGCGCCAGACACAAATTCACGGACgggcattacatttttttcaggggGGCACAAATGAGATCAACCTTATTGCATAATAAcattatgaattaaatggacaaaaaaaaaaaaaaaaacgaggaAGAACTAAACACACGTCGCATGGGCTCGACATTGCCCGGGACAAGTTGATTTTTAAAGGGGCAAGtaaaagagaattttacttgcctGGCCTGATTAAAACGCCAATAACAAAAAATGACTAGAGAATCACCAAAATGCGATAATGCTTCTGCATTCATTTAGTCTAAGTGGCTTAGTGCATAATAATATCGATATTATCGATAGTGCATAATAATATATAGGCTGATGTACTGACGCTAACAAAATGTTGCGCTGTTGAGGCGCTCGCGCTGCCTCTCGAGGAGAAATCGAAACAAATGAGCGCAGCAGaaacaaagaaactcagttaACACACTGCCAGAAGCGGCTCCTGGCCATTAATTTAGGTAGGGCAGATTCTGGGTCTTAGCGCTAGTTTATAATAAACGCCAATAACAAATATCCTAATCGCATTCGCATATTGTAATATCTTCTATAATGATTGAACTGAATCACACTAGATAACTGCACTGGtggtttattaacattattgttATAACAGAGCATACATACACCATAGCGGTTCTCTGACACTTCTTCTCTGGCTCACTGTAACAGCACTCACGTGATCCCGAAGGACAACAGCACCTCCTGTGGCACGGAGCGGAACAACTACAACATCAGGATACCACATCCCTCCCCCCTTAAGAGAAAAAATTACTCCAGAGGTAAGTCACATACGTTCCTTCCCACTACTCACACATGTACAGTAAAGGTGTCATTGCACTTAATACTTTAAACCtagagaaacaaacaaaacaaaaaaaaaaaacaaatcaacaaGAACTGTTTTAGCCATTCTGATCACTTATTGAACAGTTAACACAGACATCTCTTATAACTCTCacatgtttctttttctttttttttttttttcaaccaaaaaaaaactaactagGAAGGTGGGTAGACTACCATCCTTCCAGTGAGTCCCAGAGCTCATTCTTGCTCTGACTTGAGGGATCTCACTACTATGTCACAAAGTCTTTCAGGTAAGTAGGAGTCTGTTTTGTGCGTTCGGACCTGCGCAGTACAGGTAGCGGATCAGCTCCTCTTGGTTTCTTTTCACCAACTGAAGGGTGTGCTTGAACTGTCTCTGAAGCACTCACTTCCTCTCTGACGGAAGTGGGGACATTTGAGTCTGCAGGCAGGGCCTCCAATGCTGTCCCTGAGACTGGAAAACTGGTAGGCTCCTCCGTCCAATCTGACATGCGCGTCTCGCTGCCCCCAATGGTATGCCGTTTTCTCATTTGATCGACATGACGCCTAATGACTCGGCCATCTCCTGTCTGAACTGTATAGGATACAGGTCCGGTGTTATCAACAACGACCGCTGGTATCCAACGAGGTCCATGACTGTAGTTGCGAGTGTACACCTCATCCCCAGGAGAAAAACTCCTCCACTTACTGTGAGTGTCATGTTGACCCTTCTGCTTGAGTTGTTTCTGACGTATCTTTGACTTCACATCAGGCAGCAGAAGATCCAGTGTTGAGCGCAACCTTCTGGACATAAGCATTTCAGCGGGTGACAATCCAGTTGTGGTCTGTGGTGTGATTCTGTAATTGAACAGAAATCTAGCTAACCTGGTGTCTATGGTGTCCCCCGTTATCTTCTTCATTCCTTGCTTGAACGACTGTACAGCTCTTTCCGCTAGACCGTTCGACGCCGGATGGAATGGTGCGGATGTTATGTGCTGTATGCCATTCTGTTTTAGGAATGCCTGAAACTCTTGGCTTGTGAAACAAGTTCCATTGTCCGATACTAGGGTCTGGGGCAAACCATGTATGCTAAAGCACTGTCTGAGCTTTTCAATGGTAACTTGACTTGTAGCTGTATTTCCTGGGTACACATCAATCCATTTGGAGTGTGCATCTACAATGACAAGGAACATTTTTCCTAGAAAAGGGCCAGCGTAATCCACATGCAGTCTGCTCCACGGTGACTCTGGCCACTCCCATGGATGTAGCGGGGCTCCAGCTGGAGAATTCCTGTTTTCCTGACATGTAGAGCAGGACATCACTTCCTTTTCAATTTCGGAGTCCATTCCTGGCCACCAGACATATGAACGAGCTAAGCCCTTCATTCTAGATATTCCTGGATGTGTGTGGTGTAACTGTTTTAAAATGGCTTTCCTACACCTCTGTGGAACGACAACCCTGGCTCCCCAGAGCACGCACCCATCCTTTACACTCAACTCCAGTTTTCTCTGACTGTAGGGCTTGTACTTTGCATCCACCTCCCGTGGCCATCCCTTCAAGCACCAGACTAGCACTTGGGAGAGTGTTTCATCCTTAGCTATCCACTGTCTCAGCTGCtttgttgtgattggtggatCCTCCAGGACATCCAACATGAGAACCTGGTCTTCCACGTCCTCTTCCTCTATTTGTGGCAGTGGCAACCTGCTCAGCGCGTCTGCATTGGCATGTTCTTGCCCAGGTTTATAGATGATCTTGTACTCATAAGCTCTGAGTAGTGTTGCCCACCTCTGCACTCTCGGTGACCCCATCTGTGGCACTGGCTTTTTTTCGTGAAACAGGGATATCAGTGGTTTGTGGTCAGTACTAATGGTGAACGTTCGACCGTAGATGTATTTGTGAAACCTTTTGATTCCGAAAATGATCGCTAACCCCTCCTTATCGAGCTGTGAGTACCGCTTCTCGGCTGGTGTTAGTGTGCGTGACATGAACCCCAAAGGCTTTTCACTACCATCTTCCATGACGTGTGACAATACCGCACCTAATCCATAAGGCGAGGCATCACAGGCGAGCACTAGGTCCTTGTCCGCTGAGTAATGACCCAGGACCTTAGCTGACTTCAGTAActgttttgagttctgaaaaGCTTCTTCCTGCTCAGGGTTCCACGTCCACTGAACATCTTTTCTCAACAGTTTGTGTAGTGGCGCTAAGCGTGTAGCTAAGCTAGGTAGGAACTTATTATAGTAGTTCAAGAGACCTAAGTAGGCCTTTAATTCAGTCACGGTGGTTGGCGATGGAGCTTCCTCTATGGCTCTCACTTTGCTCTGCACAGGATGCAAGCCTTCAGCATTAACCACATGCCCGAGGTATTCCACCTCTTTTTTTAGAAACACACATTTGCTTCTGTGGAGACGCAGGCCAGCGTCCTTCAGACGTCTGAGGACCTCCTCTAGGGTCCTCAGATGTTCAGCTTCGTCTCTTCCTGTCAGAATAATGTCATCTAAATACACAGCTACTCTTGGAAGGCCTTGTAACAGATTTTCCATTGTTCGCTGGAAAATGGCAGGAGCTGAAGAAACTCCAAAAGGTAACCTATTATAGGTGAACAGGCCTCGGTGTGTGTTTATTGTGAGGTATTTCTTTGAAGCCTCATCCATCACAATCTGTTGGTAAGCATGGCTTAAATCAAGCTTGGAGAACTGTTTCCCTCCTGACAGTGCATTAAACAGATCTTCAACACGAGGAATGGGGTATTGCTCGAGTGAGGAGGCACGGTTAACCGTTAGTTTATAATCTCCACATATTCTGACTGACCCATTTGGCTTCAGAACAGGAACAATAGGCGCGGCCCATTCGGCGTACTTGACAGGAGCTATAATGTCCTCTTTCAGCAGACGATCTAACTCCTCTTCTACTTTAGCTCTCATGGCATAAGGAACTGATCGGGGCCTATAAAATTTAGGCTGCGCGTCAGTTTCCACCCGAATGGTTGCTGTCATGCCTTTTAACATGCCTAACTCCTGCTTGAACACATCCTCATTTCTCATGAGTACTTCTGGTAGACTCTGTGCCTCTGTTctcacattttttatttcctCCCACCTCAGCTTCAGGGCTTCCAACCATCCTCTTCCCAACAAACTAGGTCCAGTGCCTTCCACCACCACTAGGGGCAATGTCTTTACTTGCTGCTCGTAGTGAACTTCCACTTTTGCTACCCCCACTACTTTGATTTTCTCCCCGGTGTATGACTTAAGtgaaagtttagtttgttttagtttCGGACGTTGCTTCTCGCTCCACAGCTCCTTAAATTTCCTCTCATTCATTATGCTTACGCTACACCCTGTGTCAATCTCAAAATTCACTGTTTTTTCATTCACTTCCAACGTCACCTCAAACGGTTTTATCCGCTGAATTGAAGTCTCCGTTTCCATGCAGTTTAATGTGAAAGCATCCTCTTCAGATCTATCACCATCCTGCTTTTCCCATTCTACATTATGTGATCGATGTGGACGTGAACACCGCTCTGCCCTGTATGTTTTCTCTGCTCGGTATGCTTTCTTTTCACTGGGGTATgcgctttctttctttttatttcgGCAAGCCTTAGCTATGTGTCCTATTTTCCCGCAACAGTGACACTTTGCCTCTTTAAATTTACACTCGGCTGCGCTATGCTGCTTCCCATGACATCGGTAGCATTCTCTTCCTGCCTTTTTCCATTCACCCTCTTTTTTCCGTGCCCCCTCTGTCTTCATGCTGTTACACGCTAACGGTGTTTTATGGAGGTCTTGAACATTTTTACTAGCAGCTTCCGCCGCTACTGCAATTTTGAACGCTTTTTCAAAAGTCAAATCTGTTTCGGACAGCAAGCGTCTTTGGATCCTGTCATCATTAATACCGCATACCAATCGGTCTCTCAACATCTGTTCCAATGTAGTACCATAGTTGCAATCATGCGCTAACTGTCTCAATTCTGCTACGTATGTACTGACGGTCTCCATTGGCTGGCGGGTGCGCGAGTCGAATTTGTATCGCTGTACTATTTCGCTCGGTTTTGGGTTGAAGTGCTCTTTCATTAAAGTTTTCACTTGACCATATGTTTTCGAGCTGGGTTTATCTGGACTCACCAAGTTCCTTATGAGCTTGTAGGTGGCTGGTCCCACCACGCTGATGAGGATAGCTCTTTGCTTCTCTCCATCATCAATCCCGTTAGCTTCAAAAAACTGCTCTAGtatctcacaatactcttcccACGTCTGCTCCTTCAAGTCAAAAGCCGACAGAGTGCCTATCATCGTTGTCATCTTTGCGTTTTTTTCTGTGAATCCTCCGATCCAATGCTAACGTTAGCTTTTCGCTCTCTCACCATCAGCTCACTGAACACATTCAGTATCCTCCACCTTTTAGATCGACACTTCTCTCCTCCTTCCAGTATCCTCGTCGCCAATATGTAATATCTTCTATAATGATTGAACTGAATCACACTAGATAACTGCACTGGtggtttattaacattattgttATAACAGAGCATACATACACCATAGCGGTTCTCTGACACTTCTTCTCTGGCTCACTGTAACAGCACTCACGTGATCCCGAAGGACAACAGCACCTCCTGTGGCACGGAGCGGAACAACTACAACATCAGGATACCACACATATATTATCACATTATCCACACATCAGACACACTTTTGGCAGAATTCTAATGTCCTTGCATTATTCATCCTGAGGTTGGCGCTCTAATTGTTTGACAGACTTTAGGACACTGAATTAccttaatgtaatatttattgcGTCCGAATGTTGTTTTAGGATGTTACAAGGTATGTAGGAATTCCAGCGAAGAAAAAAGTCATGTCTATTAtcagaaaaacataaaacaaacacaacagaactACTGTATAAGCTATTCACATGAACTAAAGGGTTTATcctctcatttatttaatacgCTACTCCACATAGGAAGAACAGACATGCCAACTAGTTACTGACCTGATACAGACACATATGTGAAACGGACTGATGTTGTCTTGACCTGGAGCAAGGTTTACGTGACATAACGTCACGTGGAAGTAAGCGGGGCAGCCAGAAATCTGCTCAAATGGGtgctgcagttccatttttcaccacaggTTTACATTGGAAATTTGTGGAGCGCTGTAGAGCTGGGAGGGCTCTGAGACAAGCTGCCCCGCTTATCATGATTCATGCCTGCCAAATCCTTGCGCTATATTTTAATATACCCTGCTCACTTTACGActagaaaatctgaaaaatatttgttgcagaATGCTGGAcacatttacaatatattattatttcagtcTATTTTTGGATGAATATTTTGTTGGGCTATGCCCCACCCAGACGAGCCGCGGCTGAATACTGCAGTAACAATTCAAATGtggagtttttatatttatgacaTATGATACAGTTAAGCAACATCACACGACCAAGAGTGCCGAATAATACCATCACGActgaaaatgtgacactgatttcaTATGGCAGTTCTATAAACaagtaattaatatgaatttacttacattttagacgcaatattgactgtttttgttctgttttagcagcgaaaatagttcaGACAAATATCACAGCAGAAGCGCGTCAGTCTCACAGCAACACTCGGGCTTTCGCCTAGCATTATTACATCGCTGATCTCTCCTGCCAACTTTGGTGGTCTTTGATTAAAGAAACGCCGTATATCCTCTGTCACTGTCACACGAGATAGTTCAgcagttgtttaaaaaatgaccgCTAACATTAAGGGGCAGCACTATGCTTAGCACACAACCAAACATTTCCGCGctcattatttacaaaccaatcaaatccgtttattttattttattttttaaatcagatcaaacacatttttatccAGTAGTTATGATACAAAACGATAACTTTTGATGACAGTAGCCTATTGATAAAAAAAGCAAGGACTGGTGGTTGGTGGGACGTGGAGTTGTCGACTCGTTCAGGGCGGGCACTTGTGACTCACAGGGCGGGCCATGCCCCCCAATGCCCGCCCATGGCGCCGGGACTgggcatttacaaaaaaaggtaaaacaactaatggttcttccatcctgtgttgtcagtgtcATCAGACTGTCATACCCTTCTCCATCAGAACAAAAACACCTCTAAAGGGGGtcgacatgggggtgagtaaattatcagcaaaagtttatttaaaagtgaactaatcctttaaggtaagcagttttaagttttagcgcCATGTCACGTTGATTTCATGTCGCATTTTCATTGGCTGGTCAATGGATGTAGATCatagcagcaaacacactgtgCGTTGATCATGCATGCTGAACTTCTGACACTTTCAGAAAATGATcgtaggctatctttggtcgCAAGACCAGGACAATAGCCGTCTTTGAACCTCTCTTACTGTACGGCATAGGACCACTGAGTAAGAGCCACGATTACTACGATTGTTTCACAATGGCAATCTTTCATCTGGGACAGccaaaaatcgtgcagtgtatcccAGCTTAAGACATAATTTAAAGATCCAGTACACTGATCTGATACACATGCACTGTCTGTCTCGTTTTTCTcttaagacataacctactATGTTTGTTGGGTTACTCGCTAAgatgggcatgttgacatacattttgtgtgaatttgtcagTTT includes the following:
- the LOC125265243 gene encoding uncharacterized protein K02A2.6-like, whose protein sequence is MTTMIGTLSAFDLKEQTWEEYCEILEQFFEANGIDDGEKQRAILISVVGPATYKLIRNLVSPDKPSSKTYGQVKTLMKEHFNPKPSEIVQRYKFDSRTRQPMETVSTYVAELRQLAHDCNYGTTLEQMLRDRLVCGINDDRIQRRLLSETDLTFEKAFKIAVAAEAASKNVQDLHKTPLACNSMKTEGARKKEGEWKKAGRECYRCHGKQHSAAECKFKEAKCHCCGKIGHIAKACRNKKKESAYPSEKKAYRAEKTYRAERCSRPHRSHNVEWEKQDGDRSEEDAFTLNCMETETSIQRIKPFEVTLEVNEKTVNFEIDTGCSVSIMNERKFKELWSEKQRPKLKQTKLSLKSYTGEKIKVVGVAKVEVHYEQQVKTLPLVVVEGTGPSLLGRGWLEALKLRWEEIKNVRTEAQSLPEVLMRNEDVFKQELGMLKGMTATIRVETDAQPKFYRPRSVPYAMRAKVEEELDRLLKEDIIAPVKYAEWAAPIVPVLKPNGSVRICGDYKLTVNRASSLEQYPIPRVEDLFNALSGGKQFSKLDLSHAYQQIVMDEASKKYLTINTHRGLFTYNRLPFGVSSAPAIFQRTMENLLQGLPRVAVYLDDIILTGRDEAEHLRTLEEVLRRLKDAGLRLHRSKCVFLKKEVEYLGHVVNAEGLHPVQSKVRAIEEAPSPTTVTELKAYLGLLNYYNKFLPSLATRLAPLHKLLRKDVQWTWNPEQEEAFQNSKQLLKSAKVLGHYSADKDLVLACDASPYGLGAVLSHVMEDGSEKPLGFMSRTLTPAEKRYSQLDKEGLAIIFGIKRFHKYIYGRTFTISTDHKPLISLFHEKKPVPQMGSPRVQRWATLLRAYEYKIIYKPGQEHANADALSRLPLPQIEEEDVEDQVLMLDVLEDPPITTKQLRQWIAKDETLSQVLVWCLKGWPREVDAKYKPYSQRKLELSVKDGCVLWGARVVVPQRCRKAILKQLHHTHPGISRMKGLARSYVWWPGMDSEIEKEVMSCSTCQENRNSPAGAPLHPWEWPESPWSRLHVDYAGPFLGKMFLVIVDAHSKWIDVYPGNTATSQVTIEKLRQCFSIHGLPQTLVSDNGTCFTSQEFQAFLKQNGIQHITSAPFHPASNGLAERAVQSFKQGMKKITGDTIDTRLARFLFNYRITPQTTTGLSPAEMLMSRRLRSTLDLLLPDVKSKIRQKQLKQKGQHDTHSKWRSFSPGDEVYTRNYSHGPRWIPAVVVDNTGPVSYTVQTGDGRVIRRHVDQMRKRHTIGGSETRMSDWTEEPTSFPVSGTALEALPADSNVPTSVREEVSASETVQAHPSVGEKKPRGADPLPVLRRSERTKQTPTYLKDFVT